A stretch of DNA from Vulpes lagopus strain Blue_001 chromosome 12, ASM1834538v1, whole genome shotgun sequence:
GATCCCTGGAATTATGAGGCTCAACTGTTGAATGATGTTAACCAGACTCCATGTGTCCTAACACTCAGCACAAAATAAGCGTCTTTATCTGTGGGGCAGAGGTAAATGGAAATAGTGGTCATAGGACAGGGGGCTCAGCAGCAAGAGGAGGCACAGCAcatggggcgggggcaggtggaGATGACACAGGTGGGGCGATAGCAGGTACTGTGGCAGGAGACCCGGCCACAGACTGGGCgcaggcagcaggaggggcagcaggaggggcggCAGCAGCTAGAGCCACAGGAGCTGGAGCCACAGCAGGAGGGGCGGCAGCAGCTAGAGATGCAGCAGCTGGGCCTgcagcagctggagccacagcAGCTGGAACTGGAGCAGGAGGGGCGGCAGCAGCTAGAGATGCAGCAGCTGGGCCTgcagcagctggagccacagcAGCTGGAACTAGAGCAGGAGGGGCGGCAGCAGCTGGACACACAGCAGCTGGGGCGGCAGCAGGTGGTCCTGCAGCAGGTGGTCTGGCAGCAGGAGGGGCGGCAGCAGCTAGAGATACAGCAGCTGGGCCTgcagcagctggagccacagcAGCTGGAACTGGAGCAGGAGGGGCGGCAGCAGCTGGACACACAGCAGCTGGGACGGCAGCAGGTGGTCTGGCAGCAGGTGGGACGGCAGCAGGTCTCCTGGCCACAGCCCTGGTCAGAGCAGACCGATCCACAACAGGAGTTGACCATGGTGTCAGAGGATGGAGGCTCTGGGTGGGTTTCCAGAAGAATGAAGTTCTCAAGTGTGATCTCCCCTGCCATCTGTCACTTTTATACCCTGCTGAGGGCCACTAGGACCATGTGCAGGACAACTCTTCTTGTTGTTTATCCTAATAGAAAATCATGTAGTTTTAGTAAATTAGATAATTATGTTTATCTGGTAAATATACCTATATATAGAAAAGgctccatttccttctcctgTTGTATTGTGAGCCATCTGATTTGGTTAAAACCAAGTGAATCAGCTTCcatatttctttccttgtctgatGTGTCTTCCAAAGTACACTCATCCTATGAcattatttctttggattttacaAGTGTTAAAtcttcatttatgtatttaactCCAGGATAATATGTTGAGAATGGATATTATGTCAACTAAATCTTCTAGCCAAGAGGTTAACAAGTCATATGAAATGCTGGTAGGAAAATAGGGTGAAAGAGCcatcttggggggtggggggcgggcaatCACTTGTGTTCAGTGGGGAATACTGTGATTCCTTTGGATTTTATGATGGTCAGTGAGGTATAAAAGATCCTAGCAAAGTACCTGTCTCTTTTGTCTTATTGAATCTATTCGATTTGAAAGTTATAATGCAATGATTCACTACTTTTACACAGTTAAAAAACTCATTGGCATGAataggttcttttaaaaattattaaattattatgaaCATGTTCTTCAGAGAGGGTATCATAAAGGagtgttttttctcttattttggtaGATGAATATACCCAATTGAATATGTGTGTTGAATATTTATATTCTGAGCTTTTGTCTCTCAAAAAGTTATGTTTGAGGTATTTTGCTTGATATAAATGAGATCTAAGGAGTTAAGCTTTAATTTGTGTCCTATAGGCACTTCAATAAGACAAAGGACACATATGTAGGGGTTTGGAAAGCATGTAGAACATTGTGTGATAAATAACaattatgtatttaaatgtataCACTTATGAAATATGAGATAATGCTAAAAATTACTATTCTTGAGTGCCTGTTGTGTGTCAGGAATTTTCTGAGTCTTCTGTAATTGTTACCTTATTTATACTTCACAGGGGCTTCTAAGAGGTGGTCaggatttttcttaattcttcagACATGAGGTAACTGAGGCTTAGATAGATTGAAATAATATAGTCAATAAGGAAGATGGTTCTTTCCTAGAATATTCAAAGAGTTATGAGGAGTAATAATCCCATGTCCTCCCTCATACTGTTTCATTTGTGTTAATGTGCTTTC
This window harbors:
- the LOC121473109 gene encoding keratin-associated protein 4-11-like isoform X3, with amino-acid sequence MVNSCCGSVCSDQGCGQDCCISSCCRPSCCQTTCCRTTCCRPSCCVSSCCRPSCSSSSCCGSSCCRPSCCISSCCRPSCSSSSCCGSSCCRPSCCISSCCRPSCCGSSSCGSSCCRPSCCPSCCLRPVCGRVSCHSTCYRPTCVISTCPRPMCCASSCC
- the LOC121473109 gene encoding keratin-associated protein 4-6-like isoform X1: MVNSCCGSVCSDQGCGQETCCRPTCCQTTCCRPSCCVSSCCRPSCSSSSCCGSSCCRPSCCISSCCRPSCCQTTCCRTTCCRPSCCVSSCCRPSCSSSSCCGSSCCRPSCCISSCCRPSCSSSSCCGSSCCRPSCCISSCCRPSCCGSSSCGSSCCRPSCCPSCCLRPVCGRVSCHSTCYRPTCVISTCPRPMCCASSCC
- the LOC121473109 gene encoding keratin-associated protein 4-12-like isoform X2 encodes the protein MVNSCCGSVCSDQGCGQETCCRPTCCQTTCCRPSCCVPSCCISSCCRPSCCQTTCCRTTCCRPSCCVSSCCRPSCSSSSCCGSSCCRPSCCISSCCRPSCSSSSCCGSSCCRPSCCISSCCRPSCCGSSSCGSSCCRPSCCPSCCLRPVCGRVSCHSTCYRPTCVISTCPRPMCCASSCC